From the Palaemon carinicauda isolate YSFRI2023 chromosome 4, ASM3689809v2, whole genome shotgun sequence genome, the window AAAAGATGGAAAGTGGAATTTCAGAAGAAGACAAAAGAATTCTTGCACGAACAATATTAATTAAAAGGAAGCTAAAGACCAAATAGAACCTGATCTAAAAAATAAACAGTGGACCACACAGGACAGCAAGGCGTAAAGAAGCTTATGATATAAGCAATCAGAGAAAATagtaatcataaaaaaagaaaaagtactggcatttggttgagccagtgtttgctgactcgtaagccctccccccacgacaagggagccagtattgggagggaaaaacccccggagaagtcggaattctcccctttcaaaagtgttattcctagattattaatttcacaggaaattaataagctaagaaagttcctcacaaataaaattgctacttgaaataaagcccaaactaaatattccccctacagaccgtagtaacagtccactaccttatcCCTAAGATTACAAAGgaactgaacaaacctgttaccACTCTTCCCTACCTGCTGTCCATCTTGCAACATCCTCAAAGTCCTGctcaattcctccagagatggacgcCGCTTTGCGTTTCTGCACAAGCTCCTGCTGACgaggttcttcagaacctggttttcttCATATCCAGGTATCTCCTCCATCAGCTTCCCAAAGGAGAAGATGTCAGTCTCTGGGCTTGTTGGTCCGCAATCCTTGCTGagcactgggtcataatgataCCCCTCGAAATTCTTGATCGGTCTCGGAAACAGTCTCCTTCCGAAGGGCAAGCAAAACCCAAAATCAATTATGGTGGCCACTGGGTCTTCTGGGCACACACTCTCGTCAACCATGACATTGCTAGCATGCAAGTCATTATGTCCAACACCAGTCTTGTGGATGTCCCCAAGAATCTTCGCCACCTTAGCCAACGCACCAAAAATCCTGTGCACATCATCTGCGTATTTACGCATATactgacccagagtgtagccgccattgtaaGACATGGCAATGGCTACGTCAGTCTTCGTGTCACGCCGTCCATACAGaacaggaactccttcaattccTTCCAGCTTCTCTAAACATTCTGCTTCTTTGAAGAAACCTTCTCTTTGCTCAGGTCcattatccttcaagaccttcagaACACCATCTATCCAGACTCGTTTGCATTTGATCTtgcatctgaaggcccttccgtaggagccttctccaaggagtctttctgtcctgatatcactccgcttcagccttctgtGAGGGTCACTTGCGGGTTCCAGCTTCACtttctttggggacatccctgactcttCATCCGTCAGCTTCCTCTTCCTACCAGCTTCAGCAATTCCTACTTCTGTTTTCTTCTCAGCGCCAAGTCTTCTTttcttcggggagttccctcttcGTCCATCCCCATCCAGAACTTTCCTCTTCAGAGTCTCAGGCATCGTTGCTTCTattgagaactaggtccgccaaacttaccttatgcacaaaggaccttccaag encodes:
- the LOC137639327 gene encoding uncharacterized protein, whose product is MPETLKRKVLDGDGRRGNSPKKRRLGAEKKTEVGIAEAGRKRKLTDEESGMSPKKVKLEPASDPHRRLKRSDIRTERLLGEGSYGRAFRCKIKCKRVWIDGVLKVLKDNGPEQREGFFKEAECLEKLEGIEGVPVLYGRRDTKTDVAIAMSYNGGYTLGQYMRKYADDVHRIFGALAKVAKILGDIHKTGVGHNDLHASNVMVDESVCPEDPVATIIDFGFCLPFGRRLFPRPIKNFEGYHYDPVLSKDCGPTSPETDIFSFGKLMEEIPGYEENQVLKNLVSRSLCRNAKRRPSLEELSRTLRMLQDGQQVGKSGNRFVQFLCNLRDKVVDCYYGL